The following are from one region of the Oncorhynchus tshawytscha isolate Ot180627B linkage group LG24, Otsh_v2.0, whole genome shotgun sequence genome:
- the LOC112223402 gene encoding mitochondrial import inner membrane translocase subunit Tim23 yields MDNNAPGSGGKGGFGSLFGGSEYSNTELAGVPLTGMSPLSPYLNVDPRYLVQDTDEFILPTGASKTRGRFELAFFTIGGCCITGAAFGTVNGLRMGLKDTREMGWTKPRNVQILNMVTRQGASWANTLGSVALLYSVFGVAIEKARGAEDDINTVAAGTLTGMLFKSTGGLKGVARGGLVGLALSGAYALYSNWDHIRGGSSSSLY; encoded by the exons ATGGACAACAATGCCCCCGGATCGGGAGGGAAAGGTGGCTTCGGGAGTCTCTTTGGCGGAAGCGAATACTCCAACACAGAACTCGCCGGTGTCCCAT TGACCGGAATGAGCCCCCTGTCACCTTATCTCAATGTCGACCCCCGCTACCTCGTACAG GACACAGATGAGTTCATTCTGCCCACCGGGGCCAGCAAAACCAGGGGGAGGTTTGAACTGGCCTTTTTCACCATTGGGGGCTGCTGCATCACAG GAGCTGCGTTTGGGACAGTGAATGGTCTGAGGATGGGGTTGAAGGATACAAGAGAAATGGGCTGGACTAAACCTCGCAACGTCCA GATTCTCAACATGGTGACCAGACAAGGTGCATCGTGGGCCAACACACTGGGCTCTGTTG cattgTTGTACAGTGTATTTGGCGTTGCCATAGAGAAGGCTAGAGGAGCAGAGGATGATATCAACACTGTGGCTGCTGGGACTCTCACAGGCATGCTCTTCAAATCcacag gagGGCTGAAGGGAGTGGCGCGTGGTGGTCTGGTGGGGTTAGCCTTGTCCGGGGCCTATGCTCTCTACAGCAACTGGGACCATATCAGAGGCGGCTCCTCTTCAAGTCTCTACTGA